The Streptomyces durmitorensis genome contains the following window.
CCGCCAGGTACAGCGCCCCGCGCCTGCCGAGCCGCGCCACCAGCTTGCCCGCGGCGGCCGAGGAGACCGTACCGACGAGATAGACCAGGAAGATCGAGCCGATGATGCCCTGCGGGAGCGAGAAGGGCGCCTCGGTGAGGCGGTAGCCGATCACCGTGTAGACCGCGCCGAAGACCGTCATGAACAGCGCGCCGATCGCGTACAGCCTGCACAGCAGCGGGTTGGCGAGGTGCGAACGGATCGTACGGCCCAGCGCCTTGGGGTTGAGCGAGCCCGCGGTGAAGTGGCGCGGCGCGGGCAGCAGCGCGCGGAAGGCGAGCGCGCACAGGACGGCCACGATGCCGACCACACCCACGGCCACGCGCCAGCCCCAGGCCTGCGCGACCCAGCCCGTGATGACGCGCCCGCTCATGCCGCCGATCGAATTCCCCGCCACGAACATGCCGATCGCGGCGACCAGCGCCTTGGGCCTGACCTCCTCCGCGAGGAACGCCATCGCGGACGCCGGGAGCCCGGCGAGCGCCGCGCCCTGCACGGCACGCAGCGCGATGAGCGCGCCGATGGAGGGCGCGAAGGGGACGAGCAGCCCCACGACCACCGCGACCGTCAGCGAGACCGTCATCAGCGTCCGCCGCCCGAAGCGCTCGCTGAGCGCGCTCAGGGGCAGTACGAAGAGGGCGAGCGCGCCCGTGGCGGCCGAGACCGTCCAACTCGCGGTGCTCGCGCTGACGCCGAAGTCGGCGGAGACGAGGGGGAGCAGCGCCTGCGTGGAGTAGAGGAGGGCGAAGGTGGCGACACCCGCGAGGAAGAGGGCGAAGCTCATCCGGCGGTAGCCGGGGCCGCCGGGGGTGAGCCGGGAGTCGGCTTCGGGAGAGGCATCGGTGGACGACGGGGCGGGGGCGACCGCGTGGGTGGCGGACGCCCCGCTACTGGCAGGAGGCATGTGTCGAACGTAGGCACACGTGACTCATCCGTCCAATGCATGGATTGGCCATAATCGTTCCCATGGTGCATGAGCGCAGTTCAGAGCAGCGTCTGTCGCAGAGCAGTTACATAGGAGACATCGGCGCGGGCGCGTCGGCGCCCGCCGAGCTGACACCCGGGTCCTGGTCGGCGCTGCTCTCGCCGCGCCTCGCGTACTTCGCGGGGGTCGCGCGGACGGAGCACGTGACGCGGGCCGCGCAGGAGATGCAGGTGCCGCAGTCGACGCTGTCGCGTGCGCTGGTGCGCCTCGAACAGGATCTGGGGGTCGACCTGTTCGCGCGGCACGGCAGGACGGTGTCCCTGACCCCGGCGGGCCGTACGTTCCTCGCCTCCGTCGAGCGGGCGCTCGGCGAGGTGGAGCGGGCCGCGGAGTCGGTGCGGGCGGACGCGGACCCGGCGTCGGGCAAGGTCGCCTTCGGCTTCCTCCACACGATGGGCTCGGAGACCGTACCCGGCCTGATCCGCGCCTTCCGCGCGGACCATCCAAGGGTCCGCTTCAGCCTCGTACAGAACTACGGGGAGGCGATGATCGAGCGGCTGCGGGCAGGGGAGCTGGACCTCTGCCTGACCTCGCCCGTGCCGGACGCCCCCGACCTGGTGGCCCGCCGCCTGGACGAGCAGCGCCTGCGCCTCGTCGTGCCGGACGACCACCGCCTCGCCTCCCGGAAGCGGGTCCGCCTCGCGGAGGCGGCGGACGAGGCCTTCGTGACCCTCGAACCGGGCTACGGCCTGCGGCGCATCACGGAC
Protein-coding sequences here:
- a CDS encoding LysR family transcriptional regulator produces the protein MVHERSSEQRLSQSSYIGDIGAGASAPAELTPGSWSALLSPRLAYFAGVARTEHVTRAAQEMQVPQSTLSRALVRLEQDLGVDLFARHGRTVSLTPAGRTFLASVERALGEVERAAESVRADADPASGKVAFGFLHTMGSETVPGLIRAFRADHPRVRFSLVQNYGEAMIERLRAGELDLCLTSPVPDAPDLVARRLDEQRLRLVVPDDHRLASRKRVRLAEAADEAFVTLEPGYGLRRITDDLCQEAGFKPRIAFEGEEAETLRGLVAAGLGVALLPPPAVPRPGVVELTVTGQRAVREIGVAWLDGHPDTPPVAAFKKFLLGRRGRLLPE
- a CDS encoding MFS transporter; translated protein: MPPASSGASATHAVAPAPSSTDASPEADSRLTPGGPGYRRMSFALFLAGVATFALLYSTQALLPLVSADFGVSASTASWTVSAATGALALFVLPLSALSERFGRRTLMTVSLTVAVVVGLLVPFAPSIGALIALRAVQGAALAGLPASAMAFLAEEVRPKALVAAIGMFVAGNSIGGMSGRVITGWVAQAWGWRVAVGVVGIVAVLCALAFRALLPAPRHFTAGSLNPKALGRTIRSHLANPLLCRLYAIGALFMTVFGAVYTVIGYRLTEAPFSLPQGIIGSIFLVYLVGTVSSAAAGKLVARLGRRGALYLAVSTTAGGLLLSLSDSLAMVLLGLVLITAGFFAGHAVASSSVSRTATAGRAQASALYQSAYYLGSSAGGTLGAVAFHSGGWAGTVGLGLLAVLGVVSITVWGSHAARVQERRDRRGLVAAH